In Salmo salar chromosome ssa15, Ssal_v3.1, whole genome shotgun sequence, one genomic interval encodes:
- the LOC106572452 gene encoding opsin-5, which yields MGNASDTALFVSTISKELDFLMGTLYSIFCVLSLLGNGILMLVAYRKRLSLKPAEFFIINLSISDLGMTLSLFPLAIPSAFAHKWLFDEITCQFYAMCGVLFGLCSLTNLTALSSICCLKVSFPNYGNKFSSSHACVLVVAVWCYASVFAISPLAQWGHYGPEPYGTACCIDWHAPNHELSALSYIVCLFLFCYALPCTVIFLSYTFILLTVRGSRRAVQQHVSSQTKTTNAHSLIVKLSVAVCIGFLGAWSPYAIVAMWAAFGDATIVPPAAFALAAIFAKSSTIYNPMVYLLCKPNFRKCLCRDTSTFRNRICRGSPRPEQKDPFGSISQPSQRNNKEMSISYGQPESPVACLHCAEDGAPCQTGTTSQRTAYILTGSTYGKVTVNQLSANLQADFL from the exons atgGGAAATGCTTCAGACACAGCCCTGTTTGTCTCCACAATCTCAAAGGAGCTTGACTTCCTCATGGGCACGCTCTACAGCATATTCT GTGTTCTGTCTCTCCTGGGGAATGGCATCTTGATGCTTGTTGCGTATCGTAAGCGCTTGTCCTTGAAGCCGGCCGAGTTCTTCATCATTAACCTGTCCATCAGCGACCTTGGGATGACCCTGTCTTTATTCCCTCTGGCCATTCCCTCTGCATTCGCTCACAA GTGGTTGTTTGATGAGATCACCTGTCAGTTCTATGCTATGTGTGGGGTTCTGTTTGGTCTGTGCAGCCTGACCAACCTCACAGCTCTCTCCTCCATCTGTTGCCTCAAAGTCAGCTTCCCTAACTATG GTAACAAGTTCTCCTCGTCCCATGCCTGCGTCCTGGTGGTGGCTGTGTGGTGTTACGCCTCTGTGTTCGCCATCAGTCCCCTGGCACAGTGGGGACACTACGGGCCCGAGCCTTATGGCACTGCCTGCTGCATTGACTGGCACGCGCCCAACCACGAGCTGTCAGCCCTGTCTTACATCGTCTGCCTGTTCCTTTTCTGCTACGCTCTGCCCTGCACCGTCATTTTCCTCTCCTACACCTTCATCCTGCTGACGGTGCGCGGCTCTCGCCGGGCCGTCCAGCAGCATGTGTCATCCCAAACCAAAACCACCAATGCACATAGCCTCATTGTCAAG TTGTCGGTAGCAGTATGCATCGGTTTCCTTGGTGCATGGAGCCCTTACGCCATAGTGGCCATGTGGGCGGCATTTGGTGATGCCACCATCGTGCCTCCTGCTGCATTCGCCCTGGCGGCCATCTTTGCCAAATCGTCCACCATCTATAACCCTATGGTCTACCTGCTGTGCAAACCCAACTTCCGCAAGTGTCTTTGCCGAGACACGTCCACATTCCGCAATAGGATCTGCAGGGGCAGCCCCCGGCCTGAACAGAAAGACCCCTTTGGATCCATATCACAACCATCCCAGAGAAACAACAAGGAAATGAGCATCTCATACGGACAGCCAGAGAGCCCCGTAGCGTGTCTGCACTGTGCTGAGGATGGAGCTCCTTGCCAAACAGGGACCACGTCCCAGAGGACTGCCTACATACTGACCGGCTCCACCTACGGCAAGGTGACTGTCAATCAACTCTCTGCCAATCTGCAGGCTGATTTCCTCTAG
- the LOC106572449 gene encoding EMILIN-3 gives MHIAVALPPILLLSVTLSLADAKFYRPSQYILYKAGPNPHPYVHGKPTSRLKNHCAYVVEKTVSFTMQDGVAPYVKAQYNKCAWGQKCPTLIYHVMYKPVYKVAHKTLTELEWRCCPGYSGYGCMEGPPAYQHPIKAMPPFKGPPFKGPPIKGNPWSQTKGPPPMKSYPMLTKGPPMKEPPPMKSYPVKAKGPPPSNVKSYRIRPFGPPLTQPSYRGSSFKPYIFGPQHHHQPDHHEGPDYHQPEPDHQGSDHHQPEPDHQGQDHHQSELEHQGSDYHHPEPDHQGSDHHQPEPDHQGSDHHQPELDHQGSDHHQREPDHQGSDHHQPEPDHQGSDHHLPEPDPQGSDHHQPEPDHQRSDHHQPEPDHQGSDHHQPELDHQRSDHHQPELDHQRSDHHQPELDHQGPDHHQHEPDHLRPDHHEPDHHQPEPDHQGPDHQEPDHHQPEPDLEPNNPQQPGPDHPDHPDLTDHPFHSELEPVTDETAPHAGSQEIDGQPLDIVDSESTERLDRMEEDVRRLSQGLETLRGTVNGLEDGLRASLWEDANRMLSALLSAEPSPVPAPALSSSPHSTVGFADIPGGDPDAEGLDGGQAFPGLSELTGRVEELRTELQAKAAELEELRGSVIRHDGTLKKMSGGVDSLTRAEARDNQKAMEDLVDAKLGGARTEILGEFEKRVESAETRCGERARELSRQCHRGQQERQDLMELALEVSATGLRKELGYLQTQIQGHVLTEGCCGRVTGLGESVHLLEQLVAGLNQSQGHLRVELGGHKDHVAAMLEGRLEYAEAKLNLTECGKVRGGSASSSGSGGVQGSSSEGEVGTGSLEARLEGKLKALEGRLLTALEDLENATAPALLEGHAVPTLETEVESLRRRLEVDVDRVQKQLSGLELLCTSSSQPILQGDEVTSNTHRVEEEKTGGEEEKGLLDMQNNRLNSLNVTLQSLLTRLSHREDHQEGEEESSVQGEIMLLKFNARSMNLTLKGLKDSVGLVVQDVGRANTTWQEREERLAQQVKGVVQLLGRQASMLGVGEKRLTRMKGELQELRRRLAGEVQGCRSTALGVQKEVVEVGGRVASVEGQCKGFSHLAKDLERIRAELERQSDGYLSQVNGTLTNHAHQLSELRQELRNCTWNAEPTQQSLYLLEPEQLREDQ, from the exons ATGCACATTGCAGTGGCAttacctcccatcctcctcctgtcagtcactctgtctctggCTGATGCCAAGTTCTACAGACCCTCCCAGTACATCCTCTACAAGGCTGGGCCCAATCCTCATCCCTATGTCCATGGGAAGCCCACCAGCAGGCTCAA AAACCACTGTGCCTATGTTGTTGAGAAGACTGTGTCATTCACCATGCAGGATGGGGTAGCTCCTTATGTCAAAGCTCAGTACAACAAGTGTGCCTGGGGTCAGAAGTGTCCCACCCTCAT ATATCATGTGATGTACAAGCCTGTCTATAAAGTTGCACATAAGACTCTCACTGAGCTGGAATGGCGCTGCTGTCCAGGATACTCTGGCTACGGCTGCATGGAGGGACCCCCAGCCTACCAACACCCAATTAAGGCGATGCCTCCATTCAAGGGCCCACCATTCAAAGGCCCACCCATTAAAGGAAACCCCTGGAGTCAGACCAAGGGCCCTCCTCCCATGAAATCGTACCCAATGCTTACCAAGGGCCCTCCCATGAAGGAACCTCCTCCTATGAAGTCATACCCAGTGAAAGCAAAAGGCCCTCCTCCCAGCAACGTCAAGTCCTACCGTATACGTCCCTTTGGGCCTCCTCTGACCCAGCCCTCCTACCGAGGGTCATCTTTCAAGCCTTACATCTTTGGGCCACAGCACCACCACCAACCAGACCACCACGAGGGGCCAGACTATCACCAGCCTGAACCAGACCACCAGGGGTCAGACCACCACCAGCCTGAACCAGACCACCAGGGGCAAGACCACCACCAGTCTGAACTAGAACACCAGGGGTCAGACTATCACCATCCTGAACCAGACCACCAGGGGTCAGACCACCACCAGCCTGAACCAGACCACCAGGGGTCAGACCATCACCAGCCTGAACTAGACCACCAGGGGTCAGACCACCACCAGCGTGAACCAGACCACCAGGGGTCAGACCACCACCAGCCTGAACCAGACCACCAGGGGTCAGACCACCACCTGCCTGAACCAGACCCCCAGGGGTCAGACCACCACCAGCCTGAACCAGACCACCAGAGGTCAGACCACCACCAGCCTGAACCAGACCACCAGGGGTCAGACCACCACCAGCCTGAACTAGACCACCAGAGGTCAGACCACCACCAGCCTGAACTAGACCACCAGAGGTCAGACCACCACCAGCCTGAATTAGACCACCAGGGGCCAGACCACCACCAGCATGAACCAGACCACCTCCGGCCAGACCACCATGAGCCGGACCATCACCAGCCTGAACCAGACCACCAGGGCCCAGACCACCAGGAGCCAGACCATCACCAGCCTGAACCAGATCTGGAGCCAAACAATCCCCAGCAGCCTGGACCAGAtcatcctgatcacccagacctCACTGATCATCCTTTTCACTCAGAGTTGGAGCCTGTCACTGATGAAACAGCTCCCCATGCTGGCAGCCAAGAAATCGATG GCCAGCCTCTGGACATAGTGGACAGTGAGTCTACTGAGCGCCTGGACCGGATGGAGGAGGATGTGCGGAGGCTGTCCCAGGGTCTGGAGACGCTGAGGGGGACGGTGAACGGACTTGAGGACGGCCTGCGCGCCTCACTATGGGAGGACGCCAACAGGATGCTCTCCGCCCTGCTGTCTGCAGAACCAAGCCCTGTCCCCGCCCCCGCTCTGTCCTCTTCCCCCCACTCCACTGTAGGCTTTGCAGACATCCCTGGAGGAGACCCCGATGCAGAGGGGCTGGATGGGGGCCAGGCTTTCCCAGGGTTGAGCGAGCTGACAGGGAGGGTTGAGGAGCTCCGGACTGAGCTACAGGCCAAGGCTGCTGAGCTGGAGGAGCTGAGAGGCAGTGTGATCAGGCATGACGGAACCCTCAAGAAGATGTCAGGCGGTGTAGATAGCTTGACAAGGGCCGAAGCGAGAGACAACCAGAAGGCAATGGAGGATCTGGTGGATGCCAAGCTTGGCGGGGCCCGGACGGAGATCCTGGGGGAGTTTGAGAAGCGTGTTGAGAGTGCAGAGACCCGCTGTGGGGAGAGGGCCAGGGAGCTGAGTCGACAGTGCCACAGGGGGCAGCAGGAGAGACAGGATCTGATGGAGCTGGCCCTGGAGGTCAGCGCCACTGGGCTTAGAAAGGAGCTGGGATACCTGCAGACTCAGATCCAGGGACATGTCCTGACAGAGGGCTGCTGTGGTAGAGTCACTGGCCTAGGTGAGAGTGTGCATTTGCTGGAACAGTTGGTGGCAGGCCTCAACCAGTCCCAGGGGCACCTGAGAGTGGAGCTGGGTGGGCACAAGGACCATGTAGCGGCAATGCTGGAGGGGCGGCTGGAGTATGCGGAGGCCAAGCTCAACCTGACTGAATGTGGAAAGGTCAGGGGTGGGAGCgctagtagcagtggtagtggtggggtccAGGGCAGTAGCTCAGAGGGAGAGGTCGGGACAGGCAGCCTGGAGGCCCGTCTGGAGGGGAAGCTGAAGGCTCTGGAGGGTCGTCTGCTGACAGCGTTGGAGGATCTGGAGAATGCTACGGCCCCTGCCTTGCTGGAGGGCCACGCTGTGCCCACGCTGGAGACAGAGGTGGAGTCCCTCAGGAGGAGGCTGGAGGTGGACGTGGACAGAGTGCAGAAACAGCTGAGCGGCCTGGAACTCCTCTGCACCTCCTCCTCTCAGCCCATTCTCCAGGGAGACGAAGTCACATCAAACACTcacagggtggaggaggagaagacaggaggagaagaggagaagggtctCCTGGACATGCAGAATAACCGTCTGAACAGCCTTAATGTCACCCTGCAGAGCCTCCTGACCAGACTGTCCCACAGGGAAGACCaccaggagggagaggaggagagttcaGTCCAGGGTGAAATCATGCTACTCAAGTTCAACGCCCGTTCCATGAACCTCACCCTGAAGGGCCTGAAGGACTCTGTAGGGTTGGTGGTCCAGGATGTGGGGCGCGCCAACACCACCTGGCAGGAGCGGGAGGAGCGCCTGGCCCAGCAGGTGAAGGGCGTGGTGCAGCTTTTGGGGCGCCAGGCCTCCATGTTGGGGGTGGGTGAGAAGAGGCTGACCCGGATGAAGGGAGAGCTCCAGGAGCTGAGGAGGCGGCTGGCCGGGGAGGTGCAGGGCTGCCGCTCCACTGCGCTTGGAGTCCaaaaggaggtggtggaggtggggggcCGCGTGGCCAGCGTGGAGGGCCAATGTAAGGGCTTCAGTCACCTGGCCAAGGATCTGGAGAGGATCAGGGCGGAGCTGGAGAGGCAGTCAGATGGATACCTGTCCCAGGTCAACGGTACCCTCACTAATCACGCTCACCAGCTGTCTGAGCTGAGACAGGAACTCAGGAACTGCACGTGGAATGCAGAGCCCACCCAGCAGAGCCTGTACCTACTAGAGCCAGAACAGTTAAGAGAAGACCAGTAA